The DNA sequence AGCTACGCTTGATAACAAAACGAGGGGGGaggctggggaaccagccgctatACAAACAGATTCAGAGTTTGAATTTAGAACTATCAATTTTACAGACTGCTAAAAgcttaagaaaaaagaaactaatGGATTGCTTTAATTCTGGAAATCAGGCACCAAAACAGTTGGGTGAAGTAACACTCTGAAaaggtggggaaaaaacaagcccacctaAGATGCGAATTTAGTGGCATGTGTTCAATTAAAAGGGAAATGAACCTAATAAATGTACCTGaaaacaggtgtgatttgagccacAGTTAGCTGGctgttcctggctacacattaATGTACATGGGCTATTGATTGAATTGCTGTTGAgtcctttaacttgagcagacaATCATTCACGGCAGTTGTGTTGCAGAATGTTTTGACATTCAGTCCGACTAAAGGGGGTGTGTTACAGTAAGAATGTAATGTCAGTGCACACCCTTTATCTGTAAACTCATGAAAATTTTTACtctatttttcttttgtgtAGATAAATATCTCTAGTTTTCACTGTGGTTCACAAACTCACAAATATTTATGACATGGACCAAAATATATCTCTTATAATACCATTGGTTTGTATTAGCTCCGCCCAACAGGAAGTTAGCCATATTTGAATTTGTAAATTTCACAAACTCATTGAAACTCCTTTTAGACTTTTTAGCATATTTCCTCAAAATTGGGATAAACTCCAAACACACGGGATTATAAACTGAGAAAGAATAGTTGATTACTCAAACAATGATGTAAAGGTGGACAATTGCTTTATTTGAAACATAATACTTTACCAAAAGGAAACTTTAACATGGTCAGAACACCGTTGCTAATTTGATAATAAAATTGGGTAGGAACATCATTCCACATGTTTTAGTATTTGTATGAGTGACTCCACCCAAGAGGCAGTTGACCTTTTTCAACTTTTTCAAACTCCTAGAGAATTTGTCAGATTCGTCAGAAACTTCAGACACGTCATGATAAAATGTGAACGAATAATTAATATCTCCAACACAGACATGGTAACAAAGAcatgataatagtaataattgaTTTACTTGAGACGTAAAACTAGACAAAAAGCAAAAGTTGTCATGATCAGGTGCTGAAATTTGTTACGTTTGGTTTGAACATAACTGATACACAACCATTGGTGTTTATTGCAATGCATTTCTCACATTTCTTACAAATTATttcacatatttaaacatatttaatcaaaTTCTTATGAAGAAAAGGTAGAAATGAACTTCAGACATATCTAATGATAAATTCTCATTAGACTGTAGACTTTATTTGTGTTTTCGGTTTTGATTTTCGTCAAATGTAGTCAACGATCATATCTGGCCCCACCTTACCTAACTGAAACTGCATTGTTACGCAGATGATATACAACTGTACATATTCACTTGTTCATActcacccaccagactgacctcCGGACTCTCCTGCTACCCgtgccagaccagctgccctCCCTCCGGCTACTGCTTGCTGCCTACAGACTATGATGAAGTGTATATGGACTCTAACTATTTGCTACTACTCTTTTTACCACCATCGACCATAATGATTGCTTTCATTGTGCTTACCATCTCTACTATAAGACACCTCAAGATATTCAACCTGCCGCaaaccctgatgatccagttctgcACAGTGATCATTGAGTCCATCCTCACGTCATCATAACCATCTGgacatcatcaggacagcagagagaatCAGATATAATCTGATGCCGCTTCAGGAGATCTAAGTGTGCTGGAAAAATTACAGCTGACCTCTCTCATCCTTGATATCACCTTTTCCAGACACTCTCCTCTGGTAGAAGCAagaccatcaaaaccagcacaacacgacatgctaacagcttttttcacagagctgtagcgctccttaATATTCATTGTTCAGAGGATTTTTCTCTTTAAGTGCAGTACTTGTTAACCGTCTGGgtgtttgttacatgtcatactggTGTTGCTTTCACCAAGAAAAAAATCTTgcatgtgtaacatacttggtgaaataaagagattctgatattagttatattaaatacagacagcatatatatatatgtttttatgttttattgtcTCGTCCTGTTACTAGATTCCTGCAAAGTTGCTTTATGACAATGTCAGTTCTTAAAAGCGCTATATAAACAAATTGGATTGGATTTGACCAGCATCAGCAGCAAAGGCCAACATGTTCTGGTCACCAGCAACCCCAGCAAAGACCACAATTCATGCTTTTTGTAGGCCACAGCCGCAGTAGACAAGCCCCAGTTTTCCTGACTGCTTGTTCTCTACCCCAGCTCTCTCTCTACAAAGACATTATGAATTCAAGTGTGTGTGAACAATGCTTTACTGGAGCCACACATTCAGAAGGTACATATTGCAGTATATAGGGAGTAGGGAGCAATTTGGGATTTAGCCCAAGTAATTCTGACTGTGTGATGCAAGCAGCTGATTTTTTTCTTGTCTGGCATTATACAGCTGCTCAGTGTTTGAGTTTATTTACTTAGACTAAGTCCTTTAGTACTTAAGGATGATCGCCACAAACTTTCTCCAGTTTTAACAAATTACATCACACATAATACCTTGTATTAGCTCCACCCAAAAGGAAGTCAGCCATATTAGAAtttgtgatttgtttttttacatttttcacaaaTGTATTATAACTCCTCCTAGAGTCTTTGTCAGATTTCCACAACATTGGAATAAACTCCAGAAATTGCAGATGACAAGTCTATTATTCAAACATTGATGTAATGGCAGGCAATTGATTTACTTTTGATGCAACACTAGACCAAATACAAACATTAACATGATCAAAACATAGTACCTTACAAATTCAGTAAAGTTTGCATGAACATCATTAGACACATTTTTAGTATTGGTATAAGTGCCTTTGcccaacagaaagtctgccattTATTAACTCTTCTATGATAAATTGCAAAGGAATAGTGGATACTTTAAGCAAGGACAACTGATTGGCTTGAGATGCCATGTCAAAACAGGAAATGGATACACCTTGATGCCTGGTGTTTTGAGGGACTTAAAATGGGTAGCGAACACACTCCACAAGACTGTTTGGCATCACATAGCAGACATAGCACAAAGCAGGCCTACACTACACAGAATGTGTTGCGATGAGAGTACTTGAACACCAGGTTCATGCTGAAACCAAAAACCAGGCCACACAAGGGTCAGCAACAAGATGTCGAAGATCTGGGAAGCTGTCTCTGATATAAATCACATATATTCCACAAAGTACAAAACTAAGCTGATGACCAATGTATAGTCTACAAAAAAGAacttcactatatggacaaaagtatcgggacaccccatgtgcttcttctaaaatatatatatataaaaaaaaaacatccagaatTGCTAGATTGTCAAAAATGTTACTGAGATAACAAAgctggatgatcactacccacACTTCATTCACACCTAATTgctgtgccaataggttcatgtttatctgctccagagagtcctattatattggcagtacttctctacagggactaaacaagctgtgtgtgtgcatttgcacatcttgtcagcaatgggtgcaacgtaaagtagctgaatgcatttattttaaggggtgtccacagacatttggacaaacACTGTACATGCAGAAAACTGCAATTACTGCAATTTATTATGCAAGAGTTATtcgaaatataataatataatattattatatttcttaTTAATGTCAGATGGTTGAAGCACAGTGCAgcttttagtgtttatttatttcttattattattatttacctttCTGTAATTATGCTGAATTTGAGCTGAGATGCGTTCATTGACAAATTTGACCTGTAGCCTGAAAACTCTctagttctgaattccaaagtCACTGATTTTTCGATGATATTAAAGTCAGAAAGCTTATAGCGTACTCTGAAGACTGTTGCCTGGTAATCGCCTTCAGATTTAGTGACATTGTTAATTATCGCTGTTGATGGAAAAGAGCAACTGGGGGGATTCTGGGCAGGTCTAAAGATTCTGTTTTAGAGTTATCTATACATACCAATTCCTGAGTTCCTCTAAAACCAGAGTAGGATTCCACAGCCACACAGTAGTCTAAAGGTGTTTAGGTGCCTAGCAAATGTACCAAGGTTTTGGGAAACACACTCACCGAACAATTACTTTAATTTAATACTTTACTTTCCATCTATTAATTAAGGACTGATTATTTAAACTAGGGTTAGATGGGAACTGGAAATATTGAGACCCTCTAGGAGAGCACTGGAAATGCTAATGTTATGTTATTGATAATGACATTCACACCATTTTTTGAGTTAGCTAAAGTCTTGTTACATCACTGTGTGCATCATCTGATAAACTAGTTGCTGGTTACCACCCAAACACAGACTACTGTTCTGTTCTGCTGAGTAAAGTGACAACACCACACTTCTCCAAAGTGTTAAGGGCTGAAGTCTCCAGCAGTCTGTGGGCTGAAGGTTGGATAAGGCAGTGAAGAATATGTTGGATGTGGCTgtgcagtgttagtgtttttaGGACAGCGGGTTAGCTTTAGCCCTTGTAGGGCAGCAGGTTGTAGAGCGGGGCAAACGGAGGAGGGTTGGGTTCTGTGTTAGTTTGGGTCTCCAAATGTCCGCTCTGAGAATCGGCCGCTGGTGCTCCTGAACCTGCTGGACTCACGTAGAGTGAAGCCTTCTgagaaaacagaaacaaaaacatccGCTTTACTCACACTTCAGCATGTCCATCAAATCTCCacatgtgttgttttttgtttgtcttttatgAGAGGAATGTTTTTATAGGCTGTTTGTTCTTTTCACATATCAAATATCACTGCTGAAGAGCTCACAGGACCAAAGGAATTTTATCTGTTTCCCACACTAAGCAAGCTGCATGGCTGTGGAAGACGGGGTGAAGGAGAGGAATTCTGGGTGATTTGGCTCGGAGACTGAGCTCACAGGTCACCAGAGCAGAGGAATCTCAGATTGAAGCTGCAGACATGCAGGACTGTGTTTAGATGAAACATTTGCAGCTTGTATCAACAAACAGGAAAAGCCTACAGAGCAAGACGACTGGTGACATGAGATGGCTAACTTTACTAccataaacaataaaaacacatatataaacatatctATGTTCAAAACATATGAACATAACTATAACTACACCTCCAGAGATTAGTGCTGAAATTCAagtgtttatctgtgtgttCCTGATTGGGGTAGTTGGTGTAGCACTTGctgggtagtgtgtgtgtgcgactGACCGGGTAGAGCTGCTGTGCGGATTGTGTGTTGTGGTCTGTGAGCAGTGGGGCGGTGGGGGAGGATACAATGCTGCTGTCGTGggaaagtgaaagagaagaCACTAGACTCTTCTGcaaaaaacacaagaaacaGAGTACACTGTAAAAACGGTAAAGTCAGGAGTTGACAGAGTTAACTCCTAAGTCCCATTTCTTTGTTCTTCCTCTCCCTTTTAAATGTGATCCTCTCCTTATTTTTtatcttggtcctcttcttttctgaCTCTatactagctctcttggtaaagtgatatcctcttatggattctcttaccactgttatgctgatgacactctttctttcccaccgtctgacacacaggtttctacccGCATCTCAGCATATCTCGCTGATGTCTCTTCtcggatggcggctcaccacccttaaactcaaccccagcaagacggagctgctgtacatcccgggaactgctggacttaaaaacgatcttgccatctcctttgagaactcactggtcactccatctacagaatctggaagccttggtgtagtcatggatgatcagttacctttctcaagccatgttgcaaacataacttggtcatgcagatttctcctgtacaacatccagagaattcaacccttcctctctagagaggccgcctaggtgctcgttcagtctctcatcacttcgagacttgactactgcaactttcttctggctggtctccctctgcacaccatcagacccctgcaacttatccagaacgcagaggcacgggtcgtcttcaacatttctaaattcagccatgtcactccactgcacctttctcttcactggcttcctgtaggtctccttattgacttgtgtttagtagtgtctaagcttagagggatctttgaatttttagtcttttcaaactagctacggttattcttgggtaaatagcaagcacttctgtaagtcgctctttGCTAAATGCCTTGAATGTAAATGGAACTTCCCCCTTAACGGTGCAAATGGTAAAGCCTGCAGAAACGGTTACCATACTCAGAATCAGTGTACAGTCAgtgtactgtactctacaatACCACATTAGAATTACATCAGatctaaatataatacataaagtGCATTAtcaatattcaccctaatgagagactgtatttctctcggtctctctctcaccaggTCTTTGATGCTGCCCAGTACAGCAGTGGTCAGGATTGCAAGGATGAAGGCCAGCAGGTTTAGGAGAGTTAGGACCCAAATCAGAATGTAGAGACTCAGGATGTCCTCGCAGCTCTGCACACCGACAAACTCGTAGTAATTGTTGAGGTATCCCCCACTGCAATACAGCATGCACAATACCATCCCTATAACCTTCTCATACACAGCAGTATATTTTCCAACTACACACTGGAGACATTTATATACTCTGTGTCTATGTCTGTGTGCGTATGATCACTCACTTTGCACAGTCATACAGGTCACAGCAGTAGCAGGTGCCACTGCGAACCTTCAAGCTGCAGGACTCAGTCAGGCCCTGACACTGCAcctacacacatatacatacatacacatacatgaaATAATACTTCCACCCActgcccactttattagaaacgcatACCCCCTCATGCCTCTACACAACCATGCCATACATATTCGCAcaatcattttaaaaaacatGACTGATAGGAAAATATGGTAATTTACTGAGGCGTAGTAGTTCTCGTAGATGTAACTGTTTCCACTGGTGAAGAACTGACATCTTCCAGCCTTCACTGGACGCATATCCTGAGGGGGAAAAGAGTGgaagagagacaaaaaaaactaaatccaCCTCAAAAGCAGAATACTCTACACAAGCCATCACTGAAACCTCAAGATACCTAGATAACAGCAACCTTTACAAATCACAAACCACTACAAAAGTCTCTACAGAAAGCTCTATGGCACCCTCAATGGCAACCACAACATAAATCTCTACAAAACCTCCAAACCTCTGCAAAAGCCTCTAGAGAAAACTCCACAAAAACAACTGCAACAGAAACCTCAAGTGCAATCCTCTACAGAAACCTTGAAACAACCCTGTAGCGCTTTGTTTGAGCATTTGTAGAGAAATACTGATCCCGCTGAAGAAGTCAttttaaatgtgaaaactgAAATATGCTGTCTCAATAATCCACAAATCCATGTAGCTGCTAGGGTTGGCCGGATTCAAAGTATTACAGCAGTGTATGGTATTACAGGGGTTGTAAGTTACGCAAATGGTTAACGTAGCTTCTGTACCACCTCAAACCACAttcttttaaaactgtaaaatgatCAAATAGAAAGTTTAGTTTTCAAGTGGACAAGCACAATTGTCATTCAACAAGTGTTAAATCTTCAGTATAAGAACAACtgctgctctgaatcaggaaaGAAAAGCTGGTTAGAATTAGCTTTGTTAGCAGGATAACAGCACAaattcaagtctggctgacAGAAAGCACACTCATAAACATTTAGATGAGAAGAACTCAAATTCAATGActggtaatttttttttctctatggTTATcctttgcttaactagctcaTCAGACAGATCAGTTCAGCTGCTGTTGAGTAACTGCTGAGCAGTACAGACACAAGTGTTGAGAATAATAACTCGTGTCTGAGTGCAAAGTCGAGCAACTGGAGTTGGAAGGCAAACTGAGGCAAATTGAGAGTTCTGTGTTTGGACTTGTAGTTAGTTAGCACTATCTGTCTATATTTAGCACTAGATAAGTTAACCAGCATGTTAAACACAACAGCGCAGTCCGTGTTCTAGCTGAGGCTTAgatcacacacatttagaggataaagcagcACATCTATCATCTACAAAACCTCACCAGAGTGGCAGAAATGTTaatgagtgtgagtgttttcAACTGTTGTTACACAGGTTTGCCAAAACaaactatggtgggcttgttttttttttctcttttaaatacaTGTGGGGAAGAAGCTTATTTGACCTTGTACTaaatagaaaaagaaatctGACACTTTGGACATGTTGTAATTTTGAGACACcctcaacatttttaaataccacagtatacagtattatcATTACACCTGCAATCTTTCATCATACACAGCATCACTTTTACTGCTTTTTAAATGCTGCAAATATGTTCCCATATGAAGAAAACTATGAATGAAGAGTCGAGTC is a window from the Salminus brasiliensis chromosome 13, fSalBra1.hap2, whole genome shotgun sequence genome containing:
- the LOC140575067 gene encoding transmembrane protein 255B isoform X1 — its product is MKQSRKTDWSIYNTDVVKMKRRKALQLVSGMLSLSLLIVALGIYTSTRTESLSITGYASGAILAFGSFLGVLGLCLEENRKQLLIAAIVFLSVGILTSFLCLIVDGVFILLNIDMRPVKAGRCQFFTSGNSYIYENYYASVQCQGLTESCSLKVRSGTCYCCDLYDCANGGYLNNYYEFVGVQSCEDILSLYILIWVLTLLNLLAFILAILTTAVLGSIKDLVRERPREIQSLIRKSLVSSLSLSHDSSIVSSPTAPLLTDHNTQSAQQLYPKASLYVSPAGSGAPAADSQSGHLETQTNTEPNPPPFAPLYNLLPYKG
- the LOC140575067 gene encoding transmembrane protein 255B isoform X2, encoding MKQSRKTDWSIYNTDVVKMKRRKALQLVSGMLSLSLLIVALGIYTSTRTESLSITGYASGAILAFGSFLGVLGLCLEENRKQLLIAAIVFLSVGILTSFLCLIVDGVFILLNIDMRPVKAGRCQFFTSGNSYIYENYYASVQCQGLTESCSLKVRSGTCYCCDLYDCANGGYLNNYYEFVGVQSCEDILSLYILIWVLTLLNLLAFILAILTTAVLGSIKDLKSLVSSLSLSHDSSIVSSPTAPLLTDHNTQSAQQLYPKASLYVSPAGSGAPAADSQSGHLETQTNTEPNPPPFAPLYNLLPYKG
- the LOC140575067 gene encoding transmembrane protein 255B isoform X3 — its product is MKQSRKTDWSIYNTDVVKMKRRKALQLVSGMLSLSLLIVALGIYTSTRTESLSITGYASGAILAFGSFLGVLGLCLEENRKQLDMRPVKAGRCQFFTSGNSYIYENYYASVQCQGLTESCSLKVRSGTCYCCDLYDCANGGYLNNYYEFVGVQSCEDILSLYILIWVLTLLNLLAFILAILTTAVLGSIKDLVRERPREIQSLIRKSLVSSLSLSHDSSIVSSPTAPLLTDHNTQSAQQLYPKASLYVSPAGSGAPAADSQSGHLETQTNTEPNPPPFAPLYNLLPYKG